In Phyllopteryx taeniolatus isolate TA_2022b chromosome 5, UOR_Ptae_1.2, whole genome shotgun sequence, the DNA window GCAGTTGAAGGCTGCTTCGTacggagccccccccccctggtgccaaggtatgacaAAAATCCAATTCGTTgataatccgttccctcagttccctagcaaatgtctggggctccgtagaCCTACGTctatctgtcaagtgaagtcaATTCTATATTTGCATGTTATGTTCTTCCTCGTGGGAATTCCGTGTCtcaattgtcatgtcgtgatatagcCTACATCCCATTTCTTtctcaactgaaaggcaatattgctgtagttcgagggggttgatcgtgatatagcagtactagcaggaccggctacaattagcctgcgtgtttcacgcaaaacacagtactaaactgagggaacggattatcAATGAATTGGATTTTTCTCTTACCTTGgcaccgggggggggggctccgtACGAAGCAGCCTTCGGCGTGAATATTCGACCGGTAGCCTTCCGTTCGCATGAGCCGAGAAGTCCAAAAAGTTAACGAGTACGTCACACTCTCCCGTCTCATGTTGCGCACTTCTTCTTTGGTTTGGTTTGTATAATCACTAAACAATAccaaatcaacaaaaaatatcGGTAAATAAACGGCAATcgggaaaaaagaaatactctGTAACAAACCAATGCAAAGACATTTTTTATCCGATGAGTCCATTCATCGATGGAATAATCGAGAGAATTATTCATTCTAAAATATGTGTGCTAAGCTAGCATCCAAACGTTAATCATTAGCATCCATCAGCCAGCCACTAACAGTTAAGAGCTTCTCATTAGCATCTGTGAGATAATATCGTATCCTTATACTAGTTATTAGCATCTGTGAACCAGTCACTAGCATCCTGATACTAGTCTTAAGCATATATGCGCTTATGTAGCATCCCCAAGATAGTCACTGAGCTAGTTAAGCATTGCTAAGATAGTGGTTAGCATCTCTGAATATGTCACTAGCATCCCAACACCAGCCGTGAACATGCGTGAGGTCATCTAGCGTCGCTCAGGTCGTCATTAGTGTTTCTGAACCGGGAGTCACGGAGTCATTCGTTCATGCTCATCACTAGCACCCCTACGCTAGTCATTAGCATGAGCATAAGAATAATACTATTAGGAATATCATTTGATTTTAGGAATGCTACATTAGCTCACATATGCTAATGACCAGTATTGACGAGCTCAGTGAGGCTAGCAACTATCTTAGGGACGCTAAACTCGCTCATAGATGATAATGACGTACTTAGGAATACAGTGACTTGCTGACGTATGCTAACGAGTAGCTTAGTGATGGTAAATTAGCGTGCTAAGGCTACGGTTTACGTGTCCAGGTGACCATCGGTTTTGGCGGGCGTATGGTGACGGAGGAGTGCCCGGCCGCCATCGTGGTTTTGATCGTGCAGAACATCCTGGGCCTGATCATTAACGCGGTGATGCTGGGTTGCGTCTTCATGAAGACGGCGCAGGCCAACCGGCGGGCCGAGACGCTCATCTTCTCCCGCCACGCCGTGGTGGCCCCCCGCAACGGCCGGCCCACCTTCATGTTCAGGGTGGGCGACCTGAGGAAGAGCATGATCATCTCGGCCACCGTGCAGCTGCAGGTGAGACCTTCGGCGAACGGCGaacgggttagggttagggttagggttagtaattTTATAGATATCCTTGAACTAACATGTGATGAATATAGATGGTTTACCTCCCACCGGCGtcctctttttgtgtttttcgggAAACGATGCATCCACACAGCTTGTCCGGCCGTcgcacaacacaaacacaacaaaccgCTTTGACACAAATCGAGCGAAATCCACGTCAAATGGCCCGAAACTGTCCAAGGCTAATGCAAGGCCACGCATGGCGTCCTTGAACTATGGAGCATGGGTTTACCCAACGCAGAGCAAGTTCGCTCAGCTCAGAGCGTCCAGACTTGACTAAAAGTACTTACTTAGGCTCCCGATACTATTCGTTCGCATCCTAAGGCTACAATATGTAGTCATTAGCATCTCAGAGCTAGCCATCAATACCCACGAGCTAGTCATTAGCATCCAAGTGCTCAGCTCACGCTTGCTATGACTAGCTCCGAGATGCTAAAGATGCTGATGACTAGCTCATGGGCGCTCATCACTAGCTTTTGGATGCTAGAGACTAGCTCACTGATGCTAATGTCTAGTTTAGGAATGCCAAATTCGCTTACAGAAGCTAATGACTGGCTTAAGCATGCTAAACTACCTCATGGATGCTAATGACGAGCTTAGAGAGCTCGACTATCCCCTGGATCAGTGATTCctaaccagtgtgccgtggcacattagtgtgctatGAGCGATCTTCAGGTGTGACATGGGAAATCATCAAATGTTACTGTACTGAACTGCTCAAAACACGATGGATTTACAAGAaatcatgtatctttgttcctctatttgaTGGCGGGAAGTACATCGAGTCATTCATGTGTATCTactctttgtgacatttttgtttgttgctgtgctgcgagattttccaattgtaaaatatgtgccttcgctccataaaATCACTGCCCTAGATGCTAATCACTAGCTCTTGGATGCTATTGACTAGCTCGTGCTAATAAGTACCTCTTGGATGCCACGCACCAGTTTATAGATGCTAATTACATGCAAGTGGACACTTACCACTGGCTCTTGGATGCTAGTGACTAGCCCATGGATGCTAGACTAGCCGCTGAATCCCACTCACGAGCTCGTAGATGTTAATGACTAGCCTAAGGATGCTAAACTAGCTCTTTGGATGCTTATCACAAGCTCACGAATGCTCATGAGTAGCTGACTTTTGCGGTAGTCGTGTGATGCCGGCGTGCGTGTGTCACAGGTGATCCGGCGCACAGTGACATCCGAGGGCGAAGTGATCCCGGTGAGCCAGCTGGACATTCAAGTGGAAAACCCTCTGAGGAGCAATGGCATCTTCCTGGTGTCGCCGCTCATCATCAGCCACACGCTGGAGAGAGGAAGTCCACTCTACGACCTGTCCGCTCACACGCTCGCCGCCGCTGACATCGAGGTCATCGTCATCCTGGAAGGTCAAGTAGCGGCACCTAGTCGTTAAAGCTTGTAAAGAGTTGACGTGACGATCATTAGGAGTTGCCAACATGACCTCGGTAACATGGCTTTGTAGCGCAAATCacgagtccatccatccatccgtcttcTTACGCTTATCCGCTGTCGGGTCACCAGCAGGGaatcccagacttccctctcggCAGCCGCttcttccagctcttccagggggatccccaGGCGtgcccaggccagccgagagacgtagtcactccggcgtgtcccgggtcgtccctgaggcctcctcccggtgtgacgtgcccggaacacctcaccggggaggagTGCGGGATGCCCGAGCCATctcgtctggctcctctcgatgccgaggagaagcggctcgactctgagcccctcccggatgaccgagcttctcgccctatctcttgagggagagcccggaggaaactcatttcggccatcTTGTTCTTtaggtcacgacccacagcttgtgaccataggggAGGGTAGGAACAGAGATCGACCGCTAAATGGAGAATCCTTCTTCGCCACGACAGACTGATGCAGAGTCCGCATCGCCGCAGACGCTGCGGCGATCTCCTGTCGATCtgccctcacttgtgaacaagatcccgagatacttgaactcctcctctCAGGGCAGGAGAAGGCACGCcccccttttccgactgaggaccacggagCCGACAGAAGcgcatcatctgcaaaacgCAGAGACATAATAGTGAGGTCACCGAACCAGACCGCCTCGACGCCTCGGCTCAAAATTCCGTCCACGAAGTAATCCATGCGCTGTATTTAGCTACGCGTGCATGAACAGTacgatgattgattgattgatttgagtGAATTCCACATGGCGGGGACAGTCACGGCTTTTATGATCAATGGACATTCCCAAGCAGACCCCCTCCATAAAGgtcatgaacagaatcggtgacaaagggcaaacctcaccggaaacgaattCCACTTACTGCCGCCAACGCAGACCAAACTGTGACAGCGGTCGcacggggaccgaacagcccgcgTTAGGGGTCTGGCACCCTAACGATCGTAATAATACAGTCCTAAAGATGGCGCTGGGTTTGTAGATGAACTGCTGTCATTGCGATGGTGAAAATGTTGTGAGATTGACTGCGATTGTTGCGTTGTTCAGGCGTGGTGGAGACGACGGGCATCAGCATGCAGGCGCGGACATCGTACACGCCTGAAGAGATTTTGTGGGGTCGCCGCTTCGTGTCCGTCGTGAGCGAGGAGGAAGGCCGCTACTGCGTCGACTACTCCAAGTTCGGCAACACGCTTCCCGTGCGCATGTCTTCGCTCAGCGCCAAAGAATTGGACCAGACGCGCGGCGTCCGAGAGGGCGGCGCCGCCGATCCGCAGCCGCAGGGATGGGGGCCGGTCCGGGCGGGGAGGGGAGGGTTCCGGAGGGGGGGGCGGGCCTCCGAGGGCGCCGCCTCCCGACCCTGGTACGACCCGGACGACGAGGAGGCGGAGCCGAGCGGGCCCGAGAAGGCCGTTCGGCTCGAGGTGATCGGATGCCGGACGCGCGACTGAGCGCTCGGCCCGCGCCCGCTACTTCCTTTTTGCTCCGACAGGAAGTGATACGACGAGACGCCCGAGACGCACGTTggacaaacacacgcacgccgcgcacgcacgcgcacaggTCATTACACTCCAGACAACGTGAGACAAAAGACGACAAACGATTGGTTTTTGTCTTTATTGACTTCCCACCGGCAGGTCACTTGACCTCACAGCCAGGGCACGAGCGCACTCAGCAGCCAGCCAATCAGCAGCAGCGGGCCGGGTGTGGCCACGCCCACCGCACCGCTGGAGTTGCACAAGTTGTTGTTGCAGCAGCGGTACGAAAACGACGACATGGACGGAAACATCTGGGACAAGCGAGAGTTGTCGCAGTCCGTGTAGCGGATACACTGGCGCACTGTCTTGccgcctacacacacacacacgcgcacgcacacacacgcacgccagAAACATAATCAACACTTAAGAACAATTacacattaaaaatgcattcatatacacagacatacacataaaaaacaaacacatggaaCAAGCACACATACGGTCCCGTCCAAAAgaattggaacggcaaggtcaattcctttgttgttgttgtgtgctgaagacatttgggtttcagatcaaaagatgaatatgagaccaaAGTTcggaattccagctttcattttgtggtatttacatcgagatgtTTTCAACAActcgggacagagcaccttttctttgaagccacccacttttcgcGTGAgcaaaagtacgggaacatgtgactgatgggtgtttctagttgctcaggtgttgccttttagatccATTGATAAAACAtgagatagtgcttgtttttggctttgggtttcacctgtgaaaactgcatttgctgttaagcaaacgtgaagaccagagagctgtctatgggagaaaagcaaagcatttggaagctgagagaagagggaacatCCAACAGAGCGATTGCACGaccattgggcatagccaatacaacaatttggaacgtcttgaaaaagaaagaaactactggcgTACTGAGCGACGGACACGGAACAGGTCGCCCAAGcggttgatgacagaaacagcTCGTGAGAGCTGCGAAGAAACACCCGAAggcatcactgccaacctccgcagggcaggggtgaaggtatcgcAAGCCACTGTTCCAAGAAGACTTtcagagaagaaatatacaggccgtATATcggcaaaaagaatcggaaggccagattggattttgcaaagtagtacagaGAAGAGCCAcaaggttttatggactgatgagaccgagatgaaaaccattttgtccggcaatttacagaaaaatgcatccaaactcaTCGGGAGACGCttcaatgacccaaaacaacaaaggacttcaaaagtggaaggtctgtgactggccaagtcaatcaccggaccttaacccaatagagcgtGCATTTTCCCTCCCGAAGAGGAGACTGCAGGGAGAAACCCCCCAGATAGAAACATTCAttaactgaaagaggctgcagcaaaggcctggaaaagcattgcTCATGAAGAAGGTCAAGTCAGGTCAAGTCAccgggtcgcaggcttgatgcttAATCATGTCTGCTTCATGACTTTTGCTCACTTgcaaagtgggtggcttcaaacaaaagctgctcCGTCCCGAGATGTTGAACACATCTCGATGTGAATAccgtgaaataaaagctggacttcggaacttttgtctcatattcatctttgcatctgaaacccaaaagtcttcagtatgcaacaaaaacaaaggaattgaccttgccggtccaatacttttggaggggactgtaataaacacagcaactcacatacataaatacacataCTGCATATCATAAAAACCCATACGCACACGACAATCCCataacaaacacgcacacacacgtgatGCGTAATGAGAGCCGAGGTCACGACCTTGGACGCTGAGGGTCAGGCAGGCGTCCTCGTACGTGCACTCGTGGACGTCGTCGCATCGGCCGGTGTAGTCGGAGCACCGGTAGCAGCGGAGAGCGCCACCTGCGGGACGCGCCGAAGAAACGCACGGAAAGTTGCGGGAACTTACTCGTTGGGACACGTTCGACTCGGAGAACGCGATTGCTCAGTAGACGTCTTGTTAGTCGGTGGTGACTTGCTAGGTTGCAAAGGAAACGTGTGCGCTCTACTTTTGTACATatgtaaatcaaataataaaaagtagAACTTCACCTCGCTGCACGAAGGTCATCATCGTCAGGACCAGGACCAGGACCGGGACTCGGTCTGCGCGTGGCATCATCTCCTCCTCTTCTGCTACAATCGACTCGACACGGACGCgtgaaaacacacacgcgcacgtcaAGGCGTCTTTGTCCTCGTCGTCCtccgcgcgcgcacacacaaagacgCACTCACATCGGGACACACAAAGGCCGATTGACAGTCGCCGTCGTGGTCGCCTCGTGCCGCCGGGTGGAAAATCGGCCCAAATGCGTCCGCCGATTATGAAAACGAACACTGAAGTCGTTTCACAgcccaaaacaaacatttaggcGAGAAAGACGGACATTGTCGTCGGTTGGCCAGTCAGTTCGGCGAGTTAGTTGTTTGCATACGGTGGGAGGAATTGGGAAGCCTTTGGAATTGCAAAGATACAAATGTTAGGAGTCggttcaaattcatattttcattgTTAATATGCACGCGCTTCACTTCCAGAAAGTCGTCAACGAGACTCCAGCTAAAAAGCGAGCCGAAGGCCCGGTCGAGGCCGGCGGACGTCGAGCGAGGTGCGGAGAGCCGCTAGGTTTGAAAGGTCCGTCGAAGCGGTCCTTCGAAAGGAGCGAGTCTTTCGCAGTCAATGATTTCGCttgagacaaagacaaacgCGGCGCACGGACACGCAGACCAACACAGGACGGGGCCGGCGGCCATCTTGGATTGACGCGTCGCCTGGCCGACACGTCGGTCAACTTCTTCACGCTCGGTTGcctcgcgcgcgcacacgcccAAACGCAGATACTTGAAAAGAGGAAGTGAAGATGAAGTGAGGATGTTTCAGTTTCTTTTCACGAGAAAGTCGTCGAGacacggacggacggacgccaTGAAGCGATCTCCAGGTGACGGCAACATCTTTCGAGCCTTTCCTCACACACGCACGGcattgtgtgcgcgtgtgtcagGGGGAGGCTCCGATTTGACCACCGGGGAGCTTCAGCAGAACTTCCGAGAGATGAAAAACTCCGACGCGCATCCCAAACTTCTCTTTCACGTCTCGGACGCGCAGCGAGATGGACAACGCGGCGGCCGCGCGCATGTGGAGGTGCGTCACGCAACACACGATACGTGCtaaacactgtgtgtgtgtgtgtgtgtagcgtgTACATTGTGTTGAGGGTGTGTACAACGTTGGTGTATAAATCGGCACGTCGCCAGAGCGCTTTGTACGTTCGTCCCGGACGTGAGGACAAATCGCGCGGAAatgcaatgaaaacaacaaacaagaactttATTGAAGGGCGCCTCCGATCAAACGACGTCGTCAGAACGCATCTGCGACGAAGCCGCGCACAATGATGACCTCTCGGAAAAGCGCTCCCGGCGGCGTCAATGGAATCGAGCCGGTGGGCGAGTTGAGCCGCCCGTGGGTCAAACCTCCAGAAGCATTCTGCCACTTTCTCCAAAGAACGATTCCGCCGTGCGAGTGTCAAGGCCGCAGGGGGCAGGAAGCCTTCGGAGCTCCGGGTCGCTTCTTCGGCCTCGCCCTTTTCCTCCATGCCAAAGGTGGCTTTCTTGGGATTCTTCGGAGAAATTTGCGGCCCGAGCGAATCTGAGAAATCTTCCGTCGCCGGAACTCGTGTCTTCTAATGGGATGGCCAAATCACGTCCCTCCGCCGTACGCGACGACCTTTGCGTCCCTATTTCTCTTTTGCCGCTCTTCTGATGGACTTTCCACTCGCGACGTGACTGGCGGCACTTCAAGGGGGTGTGTCTTTGGCTCAATTTGCCCCATCGACACCACTCGGGGGTTGCTCAGAAACTCCGGCGAGTCTTCCGCGGAGCCATTCACATGATTTTCTACATTGGAAAATCACCGACACGGCTGTTTTgttgagtcactttgattggcccgcgaaggctTTGTGTGCGGTCGTGTGACCGCCTCGTGCATCCGAtcggtgaattggagtcaaacgACACCGGCGATCGCGTCGGATCGGCACGAGGGCGCCCTACGCGGAAGTCGAAAAGTAGACGGTGCCCTCGATAACGGATAAATACAAGTCGTGTCGATGATCGATTCTTCTTCGcataaatactcgagtacaagtaaaaagtatggcgAATGTAAAAGTCAGTCCCATTTATCCAAAAGGTCACTTGAGTCAACGTAGCGTGACGACCCGCCTCTGCCCGCAACTCTAAAAGGCAAACATTTGGCTCCTCCAGTCGTCGTGGAATGACATTGTTTCACTTCATACTCGGATTTCTGTCGTCCCGCGTGAAAGCGGAGTCATTTTctcaaaaagagaaaacatttgCCAACATCTGGAAAAAAGGCAAGAATTTTCCGCCGGCGGCCACGGAGCAACACAGCAACGTTCTCGTAAAGCATTGACGTTCACGCATTTCTATGCGCCGTCAATGTCCTGTTCGTGAATAAAcacatgaaaatgacaaaatgtttcttaTCCCATGACGAAAAAGCGCTTCGTTGCGCAGCAGCATTATTCAAGTGCGTACAATGGTTTGATGTGCTCCTCAGGTGGCGCTGTTGAGCACCGGAACCTTCAGCCCTCGTCACGTGACGGTCGGGCGGAGCTACGCCGACTTTTCCCGCTTCCACCGCCGGCTGAAGACGGAGTTCGGAGAGGAGCTGGAGGGGGTGGAGCCACCGGGCCCGCGCCTCTGCGGGCGGGGCTTAGCGCCGCAGGAATACCTGAGCCGCGCCTTCGCCGTTTGCGGGCACTCGCCGCTTTTCGCGCAATTCCTGACGGAGCGGGAGCGCGCCGGCGCCGCGGCGCTGATGCGCGCCGGACGCTACGCGGACGCGCTGGAGCACCTCGCCGGCGTCCTCGCCGTCCACGAAAAGCTTTCGCCTTGGCAGAGGTACGCTAGCCAAATGGCCGCCATCGACACTCCACAAGACGAGCAATTGGGAAAACACAGTCGTCCCTCCCGCCACTTCATCGCACATGCTCCTGATTAGTGCCCGAGCGATTCATCGGCCGGCCGATATGAGCCATTTTCAAATCGGCAAACATTTGTTTGGAAACACATGAACAAAGATCATGACacactttgtttgtatgtgccccgcgattcagggtgtaccccgcctcccgcccgaaaatCGCTGGGGACAAGCCGAACGAaagatgaatgactgaatgaatggatgaatgttcTTATTCTTACTGTGGCCTCTGCGCGAGTGTCCGCACGTGagctgtggcctacagcagcccCTTCCCAGCGTTGTCATCTGGCATTTGTGCGTTCGCGCCGCTTGCTCGTTCTTAACTCCGCTTTTGGCGGGCAACTCGAACCGGAAAAACTGATTTTCCTTTCCCCTTCGCGAATCGCAGGCAGACGTCGATGACGGCGGCGGTCCCTGCGCTGGCCGCCGCGGCCCTGTGCCACAGCGACCTGGGGCACCCCCGTGAGGCGCTGGCCGCCGCCCGCCGGGCGCTGCCCCCCGTCCGGCGCTACGGGATGCGCCGGTACCGAGCGCCTCTGCTGCGCCTCCTGGTGGACTGGGAGCACGGCGCGGGGCGACCGGCGGCCCGGCTGCAGGAGGAGCTGACGGCGGCCGAGGACGGACGGCCCGCCTCGGCGCTCTCCCTGAAGGAGGTCGTGCTCGAGGACTTGGCTGACGTGTGTCCACCAGAGGCGCCGTTCAAACTCTCCTCATTCATCAAGTCTCCTTTTCTCTTATAAGAAGGAATTCCAAATCGCTTCCAAGATCAATGTCGAGGCAGCCCCGCTCACAGCTGGGTTGCAAATTCCTCTTTGCTGGAATCATTAAGGGAGCttttttgctttggtttttgggaaataaaaagagctcttcacatgatcaaaacaacaacaagaaagcGAGGGGGCATGCTCGCCGCGAGCcgtcactctctctctctctgaagccgaaaaacaaagaaacaaagaaaaagacgCTCGTCGGGTCAGATTCGGGACATTTCCACCATCGGCTGTGGGAACAGACAACAGACGAAAGGCGAGAAAGGCCGACAGACGTCCCCGAGAAAGCAAGGTCGGAAACGTGAAGACGAGTCATCTTGCTCGTGACTCGCCTGTTTGAGGACTCGTCGGCCATCGTTGTCTTGGATTTGGGGTTTTTTGAAGGGCCGCTTCGGCGCCGTCTGGCTGCCGGGAAACTATGTCGAAGTGAGCTGCGgcgcttcattttgacaaaagtcgTGTTTTTGGGGGTGTCGCATCCAACGGACCAAGCGCATATTTGCGCTTTGTGGACCAAACCTCCACTATCGACTGAAAACTCACCATACATAGAGTGTATGTTCGTCGGCCCGTCGCCAACGTGTTGCGCTTCAGAcaacgcagaagtagcaacgtCTTCGGTTGACAAGGAGGAGGAAATCCATTTGGAAGTCAGGCGTCGACGAGATCCTTCGGCCAACAGACGAAATTCACGCCGCCCCgaaaaataatcatgaaattGCCTCTCCAGCCACTTAAGGTCGGGACAATGAAAACGCTTGAAATCCAACCAAATAAACAGCTAACATCTCAAaaccggcggcggcggcggcagcaagAAAGTTTGGCAAAAAGACTCCACAGCTCACTTCGACATAGTTCCTTGTAGGGATGcagctaacttttttttgtttgtttttttgaataataatcGATTGTTCTGttggttatttttgaatttgtatCTATcccttgattaaaaaaacattatgatttgaaatctttgctgaaatgcacaaacatccattctgattcagttactggttgtgaatgattgttcatcattattttccaaaacTAAAGCAGATATTTGCAAATATCTTGTTTTGAGGAAATGCAAACATAATCAATAATcatttcaagttcctgggaattacaatctctcaggacccgaagcgggcgaccaac includes these proteins:
- the kcnj11l gene encoding potassium inwardly rectifying channel subfamily J member 11, like; amino-acid sequence: MLARKGALPDGFLLTRLAEERDRPNRNLPRCQRARFITKTGSCNVAHKNIREQGRFLQDVFTTMVDLKWQHSLLIFTSAFLCSWMLFAMVWWLLAFAHGDLEPRRRAVVPCVTAINSFTSAFLFSIEVQVTIGFGGRMVTEECPAAIVVLIVQNILGLIINAVMLGCVFMKTAQANRRAETLIFSRHAVVAPRNGRPTFMFRVGDLRKSMIISATVQLQVIRRTVTSEGEVIPVSQLDIQVENPLRSNGIFLVSPLIISHTLERGSPLYDLSAHTLAAADIEVIVILEGVVETTGISMQARTSYTPEEILWGRRFVSVVSEEEGRYCVDYSKFGNTLPVRMSSLSAKELDQTRGVREGGAADPQPQGWGPVRAGRGGFRRGGRASEGAASRPWYDPDDEEAEPSGPEKAVRLEVIGCRTRD
- the snx20 gene encoding sorting nexin-20; translation: MFQFLFTRKSSRHGRTDAMKRSPGDGNIFRAFPHTRTALCARVSGGGSDLTTGELQQNFREMKNSDAHPKLLFHVSDAQRDGQRGGRAHVEVALLSTGTFSPRHVTVGRSYADFSRFHRRLKTEFGEELEGVEPPGPRLCGRGLAPQEYLSRAFAVCGHSPLFAQFLTERERAGAAALMRAGRYADALEHLAGVLAVHEKLSPWQRQTSMTAAVPALAAAALCHSDLGHPREALAAARRALPPVRRYGMRRYRAPLLRLLVDWEHGAGRPAARLQEELTAAEDGRPASALSLKEVVLEDLADVCPPEAPFKLSSFIKSPFLL
- the cd59 gene encoding CD59 glycoprotein gives rise to the protein MFVLGCETTSVFVFIIGGRIWADFPPGGTRRPRRRLSIGLCVSRCECVFVCARAEDDEDKDALTCACVFSRVRVESIVAEEEEMMPRADRVPVLVLVLTMMTFVQRGGALRCYRCSDYTGRCDDVHECTYEDACLTLSVQGGKTVRQCIRYTDCDNSRLSQMFPSMSSFSYRCCNNNLCNSSGAVGVATPGPLLLIGWLLSALVPWL